Proteins encoded by one window of Streptomyces uncialis:
- a CDS encoding helix-hairpin-helix domain-containing protein, producing the protein MNTEAAHPRAAGPAPETEAASGAGGQDGDAPGPRDGSGPGARGNGLGDDQVGQDEQVSRSDPDGQGEQGDGPASGAAGAPGDGEAADITDGTTDDMADAVGSGDDAAPADGDSSAGTSGENGDEAGEAGEATVAAVATGTDGEKAAEATEAEAELAAQREVRERIERRKAEKAGPVDSGAKLSGTAAELLAAVRAVESGEKPAKTFGEPAAAPRRPAAPPVAPAPRPVVAPGPSAPAPPPATVGGIGTVLAEGGAPESLAGAVAATLGEDAAERLRDDPWQLLRVPGVRPEQADSFARACLGPDCGPADERRGRAVTVWLLDQAALAGHTALDAPALSAALEQRSVPVPDSAVQSAIAEGEVLVFQDVLDIPGATPGETPRPATEAGPAGEAGPAGEGPEGNDGTDGTDAEEGEPERPVRVLIGLERFALAEESLADGLARLVNSPVDGGAAPTEPGPAAGAARGAAAELIRACATHALVAHTGGEAARAEVAALVTAELARGRRVIAATHTADGRDRFAALLAAAGAPGGAQGVQGDGPDPRAAGVAVTVAGLLSGAEGPGRDGEGALVTDLLVVLDAPQLDVESAAMLVESLPDGARLVLSGDPAVLWSAGPGRVFADLLAARVCPQIASRTPDPGPIGELISGIAFGELTQVEAPGKEVMIVPVRDPGEAVHRTVQLVADSIPRALEVPAEHTQVITPGHGGAVGTRALNTALKERLNPGPGRFGGFDPGDRVVWSPVPGRAVPGSVVGADAEGLRLECDGAPVVVARERVEQSVRHGWAMTAHQAVGRRWPAAVVVLPGDAAHTLSRAWVYTAFGRGERHLSVVHGVEQALPRAVAEGAPKPRTTRLADLLRGQVPAAE; encoded by the coding sequence GTGAACACGGAGGCCGCGCACCCCCGGGCCGCAGGGCCCGCGCCGGAGACCGAGGCCGCGAGCGGGGCGGGCGGCCAGGACGGTGACGCGCCCGGACCCCGGGACGGGTCCGGTCCGGGGGCGCGGGGGAACGGCCTCGGTGACGACCAGGTCGGCCAGGACGAGCAGGTCAGCCGGAGCGACCCTGATGGCCAGGGCGAGCAGGGGGACGGTCCGGCGAGCGGAGCGGCCGGCGCCCCCGGCGACGGGGAGGCGGCGGACATCACGGACGGCACGACGGACGACATGGCGGACGCGGTCGGGTCCGGCGACGACGCGGCCCCGGCGGACGGCGACAGCTCGGCGGGCACCAGCGGTGAGAACGGTGACGAGGCCGGTGAAGCCGGTGAAGCCACCGTCGCCGCCGTCGCAACCGGTACGGACGGCGAGAAGGCGGCGGAGGCCACCGAGGCCGAGGCCGAACTCGCCGCGCAGCGCGAGGTGCGTGAGCGGATCGAGCGGCGCAAGGCCGAGAAGGCGGGGCCCGTCGACAGCGGCGCCAAGCTGAGCGGGACCGCCGCCGAACTGCTGGCCGCCGTGCGCGCGGTCGAGAGCGGTGAGAAGCCCGCGAAGACCTTCGGCGAACCGGCCGCGGCCCCGCGCAGGCCCGCCGCGCCGCCCGTCGCACCCGCGCCGCGTCCGGTCGTGGCGCCGGGCCCCTCCGCGCCCGCTCCGCCGCCCGCGACCGTGGGCGGGATCGGTACGGTCCTGGCCGAGGGCGGGGCCCCGGAGTCGCTGGCCGGTGCGGTGGCCGCCACGCTCGGGGAGGACGCGGCCGAGCGGCTGCGGGACGATCCGTGGCAGTTGCTCCGGGTCCCCGGTGTCCGTCCCGAGCAGGCCGACAGCTTCGCCCGGGCCTGCCTCGGGCCCGACTGCGGCCCGGCCGACGAGCGCCGGGGCCGGGCCGTCACCGTCTGGCTGCTGGATCAGGCGGCGCTGGCGGGACACACCGCGCTCGACGCGCCCGCGCTGAGCGCGGCGCTGGAGCAGCGGTCCGTTCCGGTGCCCGACTCCGCGGTGCAGAGCGCCATCGCCGAGGGCGAGGTGCTGGTCTTCCAGGACGTGTTGGACATCCCCGGCGCCACCCCCGGTGAGACACCGCGCCCGGCGACCGAGGCCGGACCGGCGGGCGAGGCCGGACCGGCGGGCGAGGGTCCCGAAGGAAACGACGGGACCGACGGGACCGACGCCGAGGAGGGCGAACCGGAGCGGCCGGTACGGGTCCTCATCGGGCTGGAGCGCTTCGCGCTGGCCGAGGAGAGCCTGGCCGACGGGCTCGCCCGACTGGTGAACTCACCGGTGGACGGCGGCGCGGCGCCCACGGAGCCGGGACCGGCCGCCGGAGCGGCGCGCGGCGCCGCCGCCGAGCTGATCCGCGCCTGCGCGACGCACGCCCTTGTGGCACACACCGGCGGCGAGGCCGCGCGCGCGGAGGTCGCCGCCCTGGTGACCGCGGAGCTGGCGCGGGGCCGACGGGTGATCGCGGCCACGCACACCGCGGACGGACGCGACAGGTTCGCCGCTCTCCTCGCGGCGGCCGGCGCCCCGGGGGGCGCTCAGGGCGTTCAGGGGGACGGGCCGGACCCGCGGGCCGCCGGGGTCGCGGTGACCGTCGCCGGGCTGCTGTCCGGTGCCGAGGGGCCGGGCCGGGACGGCGAGGGCGCGCTGGTCACGGATCTGCTGGTGGTGCTGGACGCGCCACAGTTGGACGTGGAGAGCGCCGCGATGCTCGTGGAGTCGCTGCCGGACGGGGCACGTCTGGTGCTGAGCGGTGATCCGGCCGTGCTGTGGTCGGCGGGTCCCGGCCGGGTCTTCGCGGATCTGCTGGCGGCCCGGGTCTGCCCCCAGATCGCTTCCCGCACCCCGGACCCGGGCCCGATCGGTGAACTGATCTCCGGTATCGCGTTCGGTGAGCTCACCCAGGTCGAGGCCCCCGGCAAGGAAGTCATGATCGTCCCCGTCCGGGACCCGGGCGAGGCGGTGCACCGCACGGTCCAACTGGTCGCCGACTCGATCCCCCGGGCCCTCGAGGTACCGGCCGAGCACACTCAAGTGATCACTCCGGGCCATGGGGGCGCGGTGGGCACCCGCGCCTTGAACACCGCGCTCAAGGAGCGGCTCAACCCCGGTCCGGGCAGGTTCGGCGGGTTCGACCCGGGTGACCGGGTGGTGTGGTCACCCGTGCCGGGCCGCGCGGTCCCGGGCAGCGTGGTGGGCGCCGACGCGGAAGGGCTGCGGCTGGAGTGCGACGGTGCGCCGGTCGTGGTGGCCCGGGAACGGGTCGAGCAGAGCGTGCGGCACGGCTGGGCGATGACCGCCCACCAGGCCGTGGGGCGCCGCTGGCCCGCCGCCGTCGTCGTCCTGCCGGGGGACGCGGCGCACACCCTGAGCCGGGCGTGGGTGTACACCGCCTTCGGCCGGGGCGAGCGGCATCTGTCCGTGGTGCACGGGGTGGAGCAGGCGTTGCCCCGCGCGGTGGCTGAGGGCGCGCCCAAGCCGCGTACGACACGGTTGGCGGACCTGCTGCGCGGCCAGGTACCGGCGGCGGAGTAG
- a CDS encoding DUF5703 family protein translates to MPEYEFVDVYVPRGVTRKDTTRLLTDHAEYGHWELDRLRLHPDGSRRVRLRRRIIRQVRATW, encoded by the coding sequence ATGCCGGAATACGAATTTGTCGACGTGTATGTCCCCCGCGGGGTGACCCGCAAGGACACGACCCGCCTGCTGACCGACCACGCGGAGTACGGACACTGGGAGTTGGACCGTCTGAGACTGCACCCGGACGGCAGCCGCAGGGTGCGGTTGCGGCGCCGGATCATCCGCCAGGTGCGCGCCACATGGTGA
- a CDS encoding aldo/keto reductase — translation MEQRYLGRTGLRVSRIGLGTLTWGRDTDESDAADLLKLFWDAGGSLVDTADVYGDGEAEYLLGRLIERLVPRRDLVIATKAGSVPDPQRRFDGSRGHLLSALDASLARLGTDHVDLWQLHAFDPTTPLEETLQAVDIAVSSGRARYAGVSNYCGWQLAKAATWQLAAPGTRARLASTQMEYSLLQRGVEREVLPAALDLGVGLLPSSPLGRGVLTGKYRHTTPPDSRGASEHLSLFVEPYLDNEGARIVDAVTTAADGLAVTPLQVALAWVRDRPGVTAPIVGARHAQQLTAALSVETLSLPDEIRRALDDVSAPIHRYPDQDWSTL, via the coding sequence ATGGAGCAGAGGTATCTCGGCCGTACCGGCCTGCGTGTGTCCCGCATCGGGCTCGGCACCCTGACCTGGGGCCGCGACACCGACGAGAGCGACGCCGCCGACCTGTTGAAGCTGTTCTGGGACGCGGGCGGCTCCCTGGTCGACACGGCCGATGTGTACGGCGACGGGGAGGCGGAGTATCTGCTCGGGCGCCTGATAGAACGCCTCGTGCCGCGGCGGGATCTGGTGATCGCCACCAAGGCGGGCAGCGTGCCCGACCCGCAACGGCGCTTCGACGGCTCGCGCGGGCATCTGCTGAGTGCCCTGGACGCCTCCCTCGCCCGTCTCGGCACGGACCACGTCGATCTGTGGCAGCTCCACGCCTTCGACCCGACGACCCCGCTGGAGGAGACCCTTCAGGCCGTCGACATCGCCGTCAGCAGCGGCCGGGCACGGTACGCGGGCGTCTCCAACTACTGCGGCTGGCAACTCGCGAAGGCCGCCACCTGGCAGCTCGCCGCCCCCGGCACCCGGGCCCGGCTGGCGAGTACGCAGATGGAGTACTCGCTGCTCCAGCGCGGGGTGGAGCGCGAGGTGCTGCCCGCCGCGCTGGACCTGGGCGTGGGGCTGCTGCCCTCGTCCCCGCTCGGCCGCGGGGTGCTCACGGGGAAGTACCGGCACACCACTCCCCCGGACTCACGCGGCGCCTCCGAGCATCTGTCGCTCTTCGTGGAGCCGTACCTGGACAACGAGGGCGCCCGCATCGTGGACGCCGTGACGACCGCCGCCGACGGTCTCGCCGTCACCCCGCTCCAGGTGGCCCTCGCCTGGGTGCGGGACCGCCCGGGCGTGACGGCCCCGATCGTCGGCGCGCGCCACGCGCAGCAGCTCACGGCAGCGCTGTCAGTGGAGACCCTTAGTCTTCCTGACGAGATCCGCCGGGCCCTCGACGATGTGTCGGCGCCCATCCACCGCTATCCCGACCAGGACTGGAGCACGTTGTGA
- a CDS encoding chaplin — translation MRQVTRKGLITMVAATGALATGGGYAQADSGAHGTAPGSPGVLSGNTVHAPVDVPVNACGNTVNAVGLLNPAYGNTCVNASARGGPQRPGGAHAGGRTTDSPGVASGNTVEAPVHVPVNACGNSVDVIGVGNPAMGNDCGNGDAGTPPGRPTEPTEPTEPGGPGGPGNPGGPEAPGTPGNPGTPGNPGGPEGPGTPGGPGTPGQPGTPGTPGSPGTPATPGTPGAPGTPGAPGGPVAPEQHTKPGTETRGWPAGPARHTVGSSDRGAARAAESRTGGSLAETGSPLPIGAAGLLAAGAALGGGVLYRRGRVGA, via the coding sequence ATGCGACAGGTCACGCGCAAGGGACTGATCACGATGGTGGCCGCGACCGGCGCCTTGGCGACCGGGGGCGGATACGCGCAAGCGGACTCCGGCGCGCACGGTACGGCGCCCGGATCTCCCGGTGTGCTCTCCGGGAACACGGTCCACGCGCCCGTGGACGTCCCGGTCAACGCGTGCGGAAACACGGTGAACGCCGTGGGGCTCCTCAATCCCGCGTACGGGAACACCTGTGTGAACGCCTCCGCGCGGGGCGGCCCGCAGCGGCCCGGCGGAGCGCACGCGGGCGGACGGACCACCGACTCACCGGGGGTGGCCTCCGGGAACACCGTCGAGGCCCCGGTGCACGTCCCGGTGAACGCGTGCGGCAACAGCGTCGACGTCATCGGTGTCGGCAATCCGGCCATGGGCAACGACTGCGGCAACGGCGACGCGGGCACCCCGCCCGGGCGGCCGACCGAGCCGACCGAGCCGACGGAACCTGGTGGGCCTGGTGGGCCCGGGAACCCGGGGGGTCCCGAGGCGCCCGGCACTCCTGGGAACCCCGGCACTCCCGGGAACCCCGGTGGTCCTGAGGGCCCCGGCACGCCCGGTGGGCCCGGCACCCCTGGGCAGCCGGGGACGCCCGGGACGCCGGGGAGCCCCGGTACCCCCGCGACGCCGGGTACCCCCGGTGCGCCCGGTACTCCGGGTGCTCCCGGGGGGCCCGTCGCCCCGGAACAGCACACGAAGCCCGGGACGGAGACCCGCGGCTGGCCCGCCGGGCCCGCCCGTCACACGGTCGGCTCCTCGGACCGCGGCGCGGCCCGCGCCGCGGAATCCCGCACCGGGGGCAGCCTCGCCGAGACCGGCAGCCCGCTGCCGATCGGAGCGGCCGGACTGCTCGCCGCGGGCGCGGCGCTCGGCGGCGGAGTCCTGTACCGCCGGGGGCGTGTGGGTGCGTGA
- a CDS encoding M20/M25/M40 family metallo-hydrolase has product MSESNRAAGPRTVTGEDEVVDLCRDLIRIDTSNYGDHSGPGERGAAEYIAEKLAEVGLEPRIFESHPGRASTVARIEGEDPSRPALLIHGHTDVVPANAADWTHDPFSGEIADGCVWGRGAVDMKDMDAMTLAVVRDRLRSGRKPPRDIVLAFLADEEAGGTYGARYLVDKHPDLFEGVTEAIGEVGGFSFTVNENLRLYLVETAQKGMHWMRLTVEGTAGHGSMTNNDNAITELCEAVGRLGRHQWPVRVTKTVRSFLDELSDALGTPLDPEDMEATLAKLGGIAKMIGATLRNSAAPTMLGAGYKVNVIPGEATAHVDGRFLPGYEDEFLADLDRVLGPRVRREDVHGDKALETTFDGDLVDAMQTALRAEDPIARAVPYMLSGGTDAKSFDDLGIRCFGFAPLKLPPELDFAGMFHGVDERVPVDGLKFGVRVLDRFLDAS; this is encoded by the coding sequence GTGAGCGAGTCGAACAGGGCCGCCGGGCCCCGGACCGTCACCGGAGAGGACGAGGTCGTCGATCTCTGCCGCGACCTGATCCGGATCGACACGAGCAACTACGGTGACCACTCGGGCCCCGGTGAGCGGGGTGCCGCCGAGTACATCGCGGAGAAGCTCGCCGAGGTCGGACTGGAACCCCGCATCTTCGAGTCCCACCCGGGCCGCGCCTCCACGGTCGCCCGGATCGAGGGCGAGGACCCCTCCCGCCCCGCACTGCTGATCCACGGCCACACCGACGTCGTACCGGCGAACGCCGCCGACTGGACCCACGATCCCTTCTCCGGCGAGATCGCGGACGGCTGCGTATGGGGGCGGGGCGCCGTCGACATGAAGGACATGGACGCGATGACCCTCGCGGTCGTCCGGGACCGGCTGCGCAGCGGGCGCAAACCGCCCCGCGACATCGTCCTCGCGTTCCTCGCGGACGAGGAGGCCGGTGGCACGTACGGCGCCCGGTACCTCGTCGACAAGCACCCGGACCTCTTCGAAGGGGTGACCGAGGCGATCGGTGAGGTCGGCGGTTTCTCGTTCACCGTCAACGAGAATCTGCGGCTGTACCTGGTGGAGACCGCCCAGAAGGGCATGCACTGGATGCGGCTCACCGTCGAGGGCACCGCGGGCCACGGCTCCATGACCAACAACGACAACGCCATCACGGAACTCTGCGAGGCCGTCGGCCGGCTCGGCCGCCACCAGTGGCCGGTCAGGGTCACCAAGACCGTACGGTCCTTCCTCGACGAGCTGTCCGACGCGCTCGGCACCCCCCTCGACCCCGAGGACATGGAAGCCACCCTCGCCAAGCTCGGCGGTATCGCCAAGATGATCGGCGCGACCCTGCGCAACTCCGCCGCGCCCACCATGCTCGGCGCCGGGTACAAGGTGAACGTCATCCCCGGTGAGGCGACCGCGCACGTCGACGGACGCTTCCTGCCGGGGTACGAGGACGAGTTCCTGGCCGACCTCGACCGCGTTCTCGGCCCGCGCGTCCGGCGGGAGGACGTGCACGGGGACAAGGCCCTGGAGACCACCTTCGACGGCGACCTGGTCGACGCCATGCAGACCGCGCTGCGCGCCGAGGACCCCATCGCCCGGGCCGTGCCCTACATGCTGTCCGGCGGCACCGACGCCAAGTCGTTCGACGACCTCGGCATCCGCTGCTTCGGCTTCGCGCCGCTCAAGCTGCCGCCGGAGCTGGACTTCGCGGGGATGTTCCACGGGGTGGACGAGCGGGTCCCGGTGGACGGCCTCAAGTTCGGGGTCCGGGTGCTGGACCGCTTCCTCGACGCTTCCTGA
- a CDS encoding chaplin, whose protein sequence is MIKKVVAVAAATGGLMLAGAGLAIADAGAQGAAVGSPGVLSGNVVQVPVHVPINVCGNTVNVVGLLNPAFGNTCINS, encoded by the coding sequence ATGATCAAGAAGGTCGTCGCCGTCGCGGCTGCCACCGGTGGCCTCATGCTCGCGGGTGCGGGCCTCGCCATCGCCGACGCCGGTGCCCAGGGTGCCGCCGTGGGGTCCCCCGGCGTGCTCTCGGGCAACGTCGTCCAGGTGCCGGTCCACGTGCCGATCAACGTCTGCGGCAACACCGTCAACGTGGTCGGTCTGCTGAACCCCGCCTTCGGCAACACCTGTATCAACAGCTGA